Proteins encoded together in one Meles meles chromosome 7, mMelMel3.1 paternal haplotype, whole genome shotgun sequence window:
- the LOC123946625 gene encoding cationic amino acid transporter 3-like isoform X1: MLRQVVHRFGQNLVRRRLLEKEVYEFKSGIKLSTLDLVALGVGNTVGVSVYFLANEVARNQAGPSIVICFLVAGLTSLLAGLCYAEFSARVPHSGSAYLYIYVTVGEFWAFITGWNLILSFAVDTFVVVQAWILTFDVFVGNRISEAQQETISQYVPQVIADNLRYFFVIFLFFFMELKYVSRHGFLRVFEVFTLVKLLVLSFFIISAFIKGHLQNWKLTEEDYIQAGLNGTSRLGPLGSGGFMPFGFQGILRGSATCFYAFIGFSIIVTRVKESHNPKRSIPMGIVISLFICFLLYFGVSAALTLMVPYYQLQPGSTLPEAFLHIGWVPAYYVVVFAIFCSIFVGIYWGFMFPIRRMIHTMAEDGLLFPVLSRFTDSTYGHTLSILILGIITAIMVFFFRLTDLLDLRSVGTLVSYSLIAFCILTVRYQIERRKEENEKELQEENGGNVAQMQEETAPAAEKLTLQGLFFPGSPTPTPLSGRVVYVCSSLLVLLMTVLCLVLAHWPGLLSGDAGPITVVVLLLMLITGITGVIWRQPQNSSPLSFKVPALPLLPLLNIFVNVCLMMQMSAGTWLKFGVWMLIGFAIYFCSGIQQSLVA; the protein is encoded by the coding sequence ATGCTGCGTCAGGTGGTTCACAGGTTTGGTCAAAACCTGGTACGCAGACGTCTGCTGGAGAAAGAAGTGTATGAGTTTAAATCTGGCATAAAACTGAGCACTCTGGATTTAGTGGCCCTGGGTGTGGGCAACACAGTGGGTGTCAGTGTGTACTTCCTGGCTAATGAGGTGGCCAGGAATCAAGCAGGACCATCCATTGTGATCTGCTTTTTGGTGGCAGGTCTAACATCACTGTTGGCTGGGCTGTGCTATGCGGAGTTTAGTGCCCGGGTCCCCCATTCTGGCTCGGCATATCTCTACATCTATGTCACTGTAGGTGAATTCTGGGCTTTCATCACTGGCTGGAATCTCATCCTCTCCTTTGCTGTTGATACATTCGTTGTGGTCCAGGCCTGGATCTTAACTTTTGACGTCTTCGTTGGGAACCGGATCTCTGAGGCCCAGCAAGAGACTATCTCACAATATGTTCCCCAAGTCATTGCAGACAATCTACGCTACTTTTTTgtcatctttctgtttttcttcatggAACTGAAATATGTAAGTCGGCATGGGTTCCTCAGAGTGTTTGAAGTGTTTACATTGGTGAAGCTTTTGGTTCTCAGCTTTTTCATCATCTCTGCCTTCATTAAGGGGCACCTACAAAACTGGAAGCTCACAGAAGAAGACTACATACAGGCCGGACTCAATGGTACCTCTCGCTTGGGCCCTCTGGGCTCTGGAGGATTCATGCCTTTTGGCTTCCAAGGGATTCTCCGTGGATCAGCTACctgtttctatgcatttataGGTTTCAGCATTATTGTTACCAGAGTCAAAGAATCACACAATCCCAAGCGTTCCATCCCCATGGGCATTGTGATTTCACTGTTCATCtgctttttgttgtattttggtGTCTCTGCAGCACTTACACTTATGGTTCCTTACTACCAGCTTCAACCTGGGAGTACCTTGCCTGAGGCATTTCTCCATATTGGTTGGGTCCCTGCCTACTATGTTGTAGTTTTTGCAATTTTCTGTAGTATTTTTGTTGGCATCTATTGGGGCTTTATGTTTCCCATACGTCGGATGATACACACAATGGCAGAGGATGGTCTCCTGTTCCCAGTCCTTTCCCGGTTCACTGACAGCACATATGGCCATACCCTGTCCATTCTGATCCTTGGCATTATCACAGCAATCATGGTATTCTTCTTTAGACTCACTGATCTTCTGGACCTGAGGTCAGTTGGGACCCTTGTATCTTATTCCCTGATAGCTTTTTGCATTCTTACCGTCAGGTACCAAattgagaggaggaaggaggaaaatgaaaaagagttgCAGGAGGAGAATGGGGGAAATGTAGCACAGATGCAGGAGGAGACTGCACCTGCAGCAGAGAAGCTGACTCTACAAGGACTATTTTTTCCAGgtagccccacccccactccactctCTGGCCGGGTTGTCTATGTTTGCTCCTCACTGCTTGTTCTGCTGATGACTGTCCTCTGCCTGGTGCTGGCCCACTGGCCAGGTCTGCTTTCTGGAGATGCAGGGCCGATCACAGTGGTTGTGCTGCTCCTGATGCTCATCACTGGGATCACTGGGGTCATCTGGAGACAGCCACAGAactcctctcccctttcctttaaggtccctgctctgcctctcctcccactcctgaATATCTTTGTGAATGTTTGCCTTATGATGCAGATGTCAGCTGGCACCTGGCTAAAGTTTGGTGTCTGGATGCTGATTGGGTTTGCTATCTActtctgctctgggatccagcaaAGCCTGGTAGCTTAA
- the LOC123946625 gene encoding cationic amino acid transporter 3-like isoform X2 encodes MLRQVVHRFGQNLVRRRLLEKEVYEFKSGIKLSTLDLVALGVGNTVGVSVYFLANEVARNQAGPSIVICFLVAGLTSLLAGLCYAEFSARVPHSGSAYLYIYVTVGEFWAFITGWNLILSFAVDTFVVVQAWILTFDVFVGNRISEAQQETISQYVPQVIADNLRYFFVIFLFFFMELKYVSRHGFLRVFEVFTLVKLLVLSFFIISAFIKGHLQNWKLTEEDYIQAGLNGTSRLGPLGSGGFMPFGFQGILRGSATCFYAFIGFSIIVTRVKESHNPKRSIPMGIVISLFICFLLYFGVSAALTLMVPYYQLQPGSTLPEAFLHIGWVPAYYVVVFAIFCSIFVGIYWGFMFPIRRMIHTMAEDGLLFPVLSRFTDSTYGHTLSILILGIITAIMVFFFRLTDLLDLRSVGTLVSYSLIAFCILTVRYQIERRKEENEKELQEENGGNVAQMQEETAPAAEKLTLQGLFFPVKYSLMKEIYIWWSQ; translated from the exons ATGCTGCGTCAGGTGGTTCACAGGTTTGGTCAAAACCTGGTACGCAGACGTCTGCTGGAGAAAGAAGTGTATGAGTTTAAATCTGGCATAAAACTGAGCACTCTGGATTTAGTGGCCCTGGGTGTGGGCAACACAGTGGGTGTCAGTGTGTACTTCCTGGCTAATGAGGTGGCCAGGAATCAAGCAGGACCATCCATTGTGATCTGCTTTTTGGTGGCAGGTCTAACATCACTGTTGGCTGGGCTGTGCTATGCGGAGTTTAGTGCCCGGGTCCCCCATTCTGGCTCGGCATATCTCTACATCTATGTCACTGTAGGTGAATTCTGGGCTTTCATCACTGGCTGGAATCTCATCCTCTCCTTTGCTGTTGATACATTCGTTGTGGTCCAGGCCTGGATCTTAACTTTTGACGTCTTCGTTGGGAACCGGATCTCTGAGGCCCAGCAAGAGACTATCTCACAATATGTTCCCCAAGTCATTGCAGACAATCTACGCTACTTTTTTgtcatctttctgtttttcttcatggAACTGAAATATGTAAGTCGGCATGGGTTCCTCAGAGTGTTTGAAGTGTTTACATTGGTGAAGCTTTTGGTTCTCAGCTTTTTCATCATCTCTGCCTTCATTAAGGGGCACCTACAAAACTGGAAGCTCACAGAAGAAGACTACATACAGGCCGGACTCAATGGTACCTCTCGCTTGGGCCCTCTGGGCTCTGGAGGATTCATGCCTTTTGGCTTCCAAGGGATTCTCCGTGGATCAGCTACctgtttctatgcatttataGGTTTCAGCATTATTGTTACCAGAGTCAAAGAATCACACAATCCCAAGCGTTCCATCCCCATGGGCATTGTGATTTCACTGTTCATCtgctttttgttgtattttggtGTCTCTGCAGCACTTACACTTATGGTTCCTTACTACCAGCTTCAACCTGGGAGTACCTTGCCTGAGGCATTTCTCCATATTGGTTGGGTCCCTGCCTACTATGTTGTAGTTTTTGCAATTTTCTGTAGTATTTTTGTTGGCATCTATTGGGGCTTTATGTTTCCCATACGTCGGATGATACACACAATGGCAGAGGATGGTCTCCTGTTCCCAGTCCTTTCCCGGTTCACTGACAGCACATATGGCCATACCCTGTCCATTCTGATCCTTGGCATTATCACAGCAATCATGGTATTCTTCTTTAGACTCACTGATCTTCTGGACCTGAGGTCAGTTGGGACCCTTGTATCTTATTCCCTGATAGCTTTTTGCATTCTTACCGTCAGGTACCAAattgagaggaggaaggaggaaaatgaaaaagagttgCAGGAGGAGAATGGGGGAAATGTAGCACAGATGCAGGAGGAGACTGCACCTGCAGCAGAGAAGCTGACTCTACAAGGACTATTTTTTCCAG ttaaATATTCACTAATGAAGGAGATATACATTTGGTGGAGTCAGTAG